In Cydia pomonella isolate Wapato2018A chromosome 1, ilCydPomo1, whole genome shotgun sequence, one genomic interval encodes:
- the LOC133525250 gene encoding 52 kDa repressor of the inhibitor of the protein kinase-like — protein sequence MASKPNSRSNPYKRYCSVYGCLNKRKNKEAEITFFKIPVDIERRQEWLTAIDREDLLDEKKLKKAKNNFVCSAHFDESTIITSTSKRLKNDAAPTILLPEKSQKNIPPDALPQTSTDMLTHLHKPTKKDKILVPTYSHNQSQTDTQEQKGIESEIAQPNNNKSFNESKPKSTVLSNPKTNALQSHKKVRILSNKIIKIKKPELTCTSMQTDLIETSNKMTQTTLALSDKSPRKRKLKKELVTDKCQRKRLEQEVLKI from the exons ATGGCTTCGAAACCTAACTCTCGATCTAATCCGTATAAAAGATATTGTTCTGTTTACGGATGTCTGAATAAACGGAAGAACAAGGAAGcagaaataacattttttaaaattccgGTCGACATTGAAAG ACGACAAGAATGGCTAACAGCAATCGACAGAGAAGATTTACTGGACGAAAAAAAGTTAAAGAAGGCCAAAAATAACTTTGTTTGTTCTGCACATTTCGATGAGTCTACCATCATAACTTCTACTTCGAAGCGGCTGAAAAATGATGCAGCACCCACGATATTATTACCTGAGAAATCTCAGAAAAATATTCCACCAGACGCTCTTCCACAGACCTCCACAGATATGTTGACTCACTTACACAAACCCACAAAGAAAGATAAAATATTGGTTCCCACTTATAGTCACAATCAATCACAAACCGATACCCAAGAACAAAAAGGAATAGAATCTGAGATCGCCCAaccgaataataataaatcgttTAATGAGTCGAAGCCCAAATCAACAGTTCTATCTAATCCTAAAACAAATGCCTTACAATCTCACAAAAAAGTACGaatattatcaaataaaataattaaaattaaaaaacctgAGCTTACTTGTACTTCAATGCAAACAGATTTAATTGAAACATCAAATAAAATGACACAGACAACATTAGCCTTATCTGACAAATCCCCACGTAAAAGAAAACTGAAAAAGGAACTTGTGACTGATAAATGCCAACGTAAGCGATTGGAACAAGaagttttaaaaatttaa